A region of Nocardioides alkalitolerans DNA encodes the following proteins:
- a CDS encoding M23 family metallopeptidase: MSRRRRALLPALALAGLLLHGGAAHAADDPVGGWPLRPEPSVVTRFDPPTNPYGAGHRGVDLLGTAGQSVHAALPGTVTFAGRIAGRGVVVVGHGATRTTYEPVAASVSVADTVAGGAPIGTLEPAGSHCAPRACLHWGWLEGEQYLDPLRLVGDGPVRLVPLDGLDVSRAARPAPPSPPPVVRPHEADARSGTARVGTARVGTARVGTAHAGLRAV, encoded by the coding sequence ATGTCCCGTCGCCGTCGTGCCCTCCTGCCCGCCCTCGCCCTCGCCGGCCTGCTGCTGCACGGCGGCGCCGCGCACGCGGCGGACGATCCCGTCGGCGGGTGGCCGCTGCGCCCCGAGCCGAGCGTGGTGACGCGCTTCGACCCGCCGACGAACCCGTACGGCGCGGGCCACCGCGGCGTCGACCTCCTGGGCACCGCGGGCCAGTCCGTCCACGCCGCCCTGCCCGGGACGGTGACGTTCGCCGGGCGGATCGCCGGGCGGGGCGTCGTCGTGGTGGGCCACGGGGCGACCCGCACGACCTACGAGCCCGTCGCCGCCTCCGTCTCCGTCGCGGACACGGTGGCGGGCGGTGCCCCGATCGGCACGCTGGAACCGGCCGGGTCCCACTGCGCGCCCCGCGCGTGCCTGCACTGGGGATGGCTGGAGGGCGAGCAGTACCTCGACCCCCTCCGCCTCGTCGGCGACGGACCCGTGCGCCTCGTGCCGCTGGACGGGCTGGACGTCTCCCGCGCGGCGCGGCCCGCTCCCCCCTCGCCGCCGCCCGTGGTGCGTCCGCACGAGGCCGACGCGCGCAGTGGGACGGCGCGGGTCGGGACGGCGCGGGTCGGGACGGCGCGGGTTGGGACGGCCCACGCCGGGCTGCGGGCCGTCTG
- the rpsB gene encoding 30S ribosomal protein S2, whose amino-acid sequence MAVVTMRQLLESGVHFGHQTRRWNPKMKRFILTDRNGIYIIDLQQSLAYIDRSYAFVKETVAKGGTILFVGTKKQAQEAIAEQATRVGQPYVNQRWLGGMLTNFQTVHQRINRLKELDELDFENVAGSGRTKKELLQLKRERDKLDKTLGGIREMSRTPSAVWIVDTNKEHLAVEEARKLRIPIIGILDSNCDPDEVDFPIPGNDDAIRAVGLLTRVVADAVAEGLIERSGGKAGATAEEPLAAWERELLTGDAEQAAVAATGGEAGDTPAAEATGAASEAAQADAAVEAVKTEAAPAESTEAPAEA is encoded by the coding sequence ATGGCAGTCGTGACCATGCGCCAGCTCCTCGAGAGCGGCGTCCACTTCGGACACCAGACCCGTCGCTGGAACCCGAAGATGAAGCGGTTCATCCTCACGGACCGCAACGGCATCTACATCATCGACCTCCAGCAGTCGCTGGCCTACATCGACCGCTCCTACGCGTTCGTCAAGGAGACGGTCGCCAAGGGCGGCACGATCCTCTTCGTCGGCACGAAGAAGCAGGCGCAGGAGGCCATCGCGGAGCAGGCCACGCGCGTCGGCCAGCCCTACGTGAACCAGCGCTGGCTCGGTGGCATGCTCACCAACTTCCAGACGGTGCACCAGCGGATCAACCGCCTCAAGGAGCTCGACGAGCTCGACTTCGAGAACGTCGCCGGCTCGGGCCGCACCAAGAAGGAGCTGCTGCAGCTCAAGCGCGAGCGGGACAAGCTCGACAAGACGCTGGGCGGCATCCGCGAGATGAGCCGCACGCCCTCCGCCGTGTGGATCGTCGACACCAACAAGGAGCACCTGGCGGTCGAGGAGGCGCGCAAGCTGCGCATCCCGATCATCGGCATCCTCGACTCCAACTGCGACCCCGACGAGGTCGACTTCCCGATCCCGGGCAACGACGACGCGATCCGCGCCGTCGGTCTGCTGACGCGCGTCGTCGCCGACGCCGTCGCCGAGGGCCTCATCGAGCGTTCGGGTGGCAAGGCCGGCGCGACCGCCGAGGAGCCCCTGGCCGCCTGGGAGCGCGAGCTCCTGACGGGCGACGCCGAGCAGGCTGCCGTCGCCGCGACCGGTGGCGAGGCGGGCGACACCCCGGCCGCCGAGGCCACGGGTGCCGCGTCCGAGGCCGCCCAGGCCGACGCCGCTGTCGAGGCCGTCAAGACCGAGGCCGCTCCGGCCGAGTCGACCGAGGCTCCCGCCGAGGCCTGA
- the tsf gene encoding translation elongation factor Ts, whose translation MASFSAADVKKLRELTAAGMMDCKKALTETDGDFDKAVELLRVKGAAKAAARGAERETSAGLVAASGNALIELKSETDFVAKSEDFVAAAQQIADAAAQAKPADAEALKAVPLGDGTVGSLVEGLAVKIGEKIELGQVAVFEGDTVVYLHRRSADLPPAVGVIVEYSGDAEAARGAAMQAAAMRPQFLTRDEVPADVVEKEREIAQAQAQEEGKPEQVAAKIAEGRLNAFFKDVVLLEQPSVTENKKSVKQILDAAGTTVTRFARFEAGA comes from the coding sequence ATGGCCAGCTTCTCTGCCGCTGACGTCAAGAAGCTCCGCGAGCTCACCGCCGCGGGCATGATGGACTGCAAGAAGGCACTGACCGAGACCGACGGCGACTTCGACAAGGCCGTCGAGCTCCTCCGCGTCAAGGGCGCCGCCAAGGCCGCCGCGCGCGGCGCCGAGCGCGAGACCTCCGCCGGCCTCGTCGCCGCGTCGGGCAACGCCCTCATCGAGCTCAAGAGCGAGACCGACTTCGTCGCCAAGAGCGAGGACTTCGTCGCCGCCGCCCAGCAGATCGCGGATGCCGCCGCGCAGGCCAAGCCGGCCGACGCCGAGGCGCTCAAGGCCGTCCCGCTCGGCGACGGCACCGTCGGTTCGCTCGTCGAGGGCCTCGCGGTCAAGATCGGCGAGAAGATCGAGCTCGGCCAGGTCGCCGTGTTCGAGGGCGACACCGTCGTCTACCTCCACCGCCGCTCGGCCGACCTGCCGCCCGCCGTGGGCGTCATCGTCGAGTACTCGGGCGACGCCGAGGCCGCCCGCGGCGCCGCCATGCAGGCCGCCGCGATGCGTCCGCAGTTCCTCACGCGTGACGAGGTCCCCGCGGACGTCGTCGAGAAGGAGCGCGAGATCGCCCAGGCGCAGGCCCAGGAGGAGGGCAAGCCCGAGCAGGTCGCCGCGAAGATCGCCGAGGGTCGCCTCAACGCCTTCTTCAAGGACGTCGTGCTCCTCGAGCAGCCCTCGGTGACGGAGAACAAGAAGTCGGTGAAGCAGATCCTCGACGCCGCCGGCACGACGGTGACGCGCTTCGCGCGCTTCGAGGCCGGCGCCTGA
- the pyrH gene encoding UMP kinase, with protein sequence MPAYRRVLLKLSGEVFGGGSVGVDPDVVQEIAAEIASVVEAGVQVAVVTGGGNFFRGAELQQRGMDRSRADYMGMLGIVMNCLALQDFLEKLGVDTRVQTAITMGQVAEPYIPRRAIRHMEKGRVVIFGAGMGMPFFSTDTVAVQRALENKCDAVLVAKNGVDGVYSADPRLHPDAVKLDTVTYDEAISQGLRIMDQTAFALCGENKLPMVVFGMQPQGNILRVVQGEKIGTLVSAES encoded by the coding sequence GTGCCCGCATACCGCCGCGTCCTCCTCAAGCTCTCCGGTGAGGTCTTCGGAGGAGGGAGCGTCGGCGTCGATCCCGACGTCGTGCAGGAGATCGCCGCCGAGATCGCGTCGGTCGTCGAGGCCGGCGTGCAGGTCGCCGTCGTCACGGGTGGCGGCAACTTCTTCCGCGGGGCCGAGCTGCAGCAGCGGGGCATGGACCGCTCGCGCGCCGACTACATGGGCATGCTCGGCATCGTCATGAACTGCCTGGCTCTCCAGGACTTCCTCGAGAAGCTCGGCGTCGACACGCGGGTGCAGACCGCGATCACGATGGGCCAGGTCGCGGAGCCCTACATCCCGCGCCGCGCGATCCGCCACATGGAGAAGGGCCGCGTCGTCATCTTCGGCGCGGGCATGGGCATGCCGTTCTTCTCCACCGACACCGTGGCCGTGCAGCGCGCGCTCGAGAACAAGTGCGACGCCGTGCTCGTGGCCAAGAACGGCGTGGATGGCGTCTACTCGGCCGACCCGCGCCTCCACCCCGACGCGGTCAAGCTCGACACGGTGACCTACGACGAGGCGATCAGCCAGGGCCTGCGGATCATGGACCAGACGGCCTTCGCCCTCTGCGGCGAGAACAAGCTGCCGATGGTCGTCTTCGGCATGCAGCCGCAGGGCAACATCCTGCGCGTCGTGCAGGGTGAGAAGATCGGGACGCTCGTCAGCGCCGAGAGCTGA
- the frr gene encoding ribosome recycling factor, with the protein MNEVLNEADGKMDKSVEATREEFAAIRAGRAHPSMFSKIVVDYYGSPTPLQQLASFTAPEARVILISPYDVGAMNGIEKAIRDSDLGVNPSNDGKVLRCVFPELTEERRKEFIKVARTKAEEGRVAVRNLRRTAKQNLERLEKDGEVGKDDVTGAEKRLDGLTKKHVDAIDEMLKSKESELLEV; encoded by the coding sequence ATCAACGAGGTCCTGAACGAGGCCGACGGCAAGATGGACAAGTCGGTCGAGGCGACCCGCGAGGAGTTCGCCGCCATCCGCGCCGGCCGTGCCCACCCGAGCATGTTCAGCAAGATCGTCGTCGACTACTACGGCTCCCCGACGCCGTTGCAGCAGCTCGCGTCGTTCACCGCCCCCGAGGCCCGCGTCATCCTCATCTCGCCCTACGACGTGGGCGCGATGAACGGCATCGAGAAGGCGATCCGCGACTCCGACCTGGGCGTCAACCCGTCCAACGACGGCAAGGTGCTGCGCTGCGTCTTCCCCGAGCTGACCGAGGAGCGCCGCAAGGAGTTCATCAAGGTCGCCCGCACGAAGGCCGAGGAGGGCCGCGTCGCCGTGCGCAACCTGCGCCGCACCGCCAAGCAGAACCTCGAGCGCCTCGAGAAGGACGGCGAGGTCGGCAAGGACGACGTCACCGGTGCCGAAAAGCGCCTCGACGGTCTCACCAAGAAGCACGTCGACGCGATCGACGAGATGCTCAAGTCGAAGGAGTCCGAGCTGCTCGAGGTCTGA
- a CDS encoding phosphatidate cytidylyltransferase, giving the protein MTPPDTGAPAAPPVKDHGRAGRNLPAAVASAVVLLGAIAASLAFYKTAFMVIVAVAVVVAVWELHQGFAAKDIDLPEQPLMVGGVVMVVVAYFFGPPALVTATAVTGLAIMLWLLHRGVDGYVRNASAAIFALIYIPFLGSFVALLLAEGGATGFEGYDDGVRGVIVFVLVTIASDIGGYVAGVLFGKHPMAPVISPKKSWEGFAGSAVACVVVGWLLVAYLLDGDWWVGICLGLITVVMATLGDLCESVIKRDLGIKDMSQVIPGHGGLMDRLDSLLATVAPTWLLLHYLVF; this is encoded by the coding sequence GTGACTCCCCCCGACACCGGCGCCCCGGCAGCACCCCCCGTGAAGGACCACGGCCGGGCAGGCCGCAACCTGCCCGCCGCGGTCGCGTCCGCGGTGGTGCTCCTGGGGGCGATCGCCGCGTCCCTGGCGTTCTACAAGACGGCCTTCATGGTGATCGTGGCGGTCGCCGTCGTGGTCGCCGTGTGGGAGCTGCACCAGGGCTTCGCGGCGAAGGACATCGACCTCCCCGAGCAGCCGCTGATGGTGGGCGGCGTCGTCATGGTCGTCGTGGCCTACTTCTTTGGCCCCCCGGCGCTCGTCACCGCCACGGCGGTAACCGGTCTGGCGATCATGCTGTGGCTGCTCCACCGAGGCGTGGACGGCTACGTGCGCAACGCGTCGGCCGCGATCTTCGCCCTCATCTACATCCCGTTCCTCGGTTCCTTCGTCGCGCTGCTGCTCGCCGAGGGCGGTGCGACCGGCTTCGAGGGCTACGACGACGGGGTGCGTGGCGTCATCGTCTTCGTGCTGGTGACGATCGCCTCCGACATCGGGGGGTACGTCGCGGGGGTGCTCTTCGGCAAGCACCCGATGGCCCCCGTGATCTCCCCGAAGAAGTCGTGGGAGGGCTTCGCGGGCTCCGCCGTCGCCTGTGTGGTCGTCGGCTGGCTCCTCGTCGCGTACCTCCTCGACGGCGACTGGTGGGTCGGCATCTGCCTCGGCCTCATCACGGTCGTCATGGCGACGCTGGGCGACCTGTGCGAGTCCGTCATCAAGCGTGACCTCGGCATCAAGGACATGAGCCAGGTCATCCCCGGCCACGGCGGCCTCATGGACCGGCTCGACTCGCTCCTCGCCACCGTCGCCCCGACGTGGCTGCTCCTGCACTACCTGGTGTTCTGA
- the rlmN gene encoding 23S rRNA (adenine(2503)-C(2))-methyltransferase RlmN produces the protein MSENTPTPEPQRTSLPLVMEAPRGRAKPPRHLADLDEAGRKALLEESGLPGFRAKQLSHHYFGRLTSDPAEMTDLPAAQREELAAALFPRLLTPVRTMEADKGTTRKTLWRLFDGALVESVLMRYPQRATICVSSQAGCGMACPFCATGQGGLQRNMSAAEIVDQVVDGARAMARGEIAGGPGRLSNVVFMGMGEPLANYKAVVAAVHRLTDPAPAGLGLSARNVTVSTVGLVPRILQLAEEGVPVTLALSLHAPDDELRNDIVPINTRYSVAETVDAAWEFARRTKRRVSVEYAMMRDVNDQAWRADLLADVLNARGDWGWVHVNLIPLNEVPGSRFTRSRDADTAEFVRRLEAKGISTTIRDTRGDDIDAACGQLAAAE, from the coding sequence ATGTCCGAGAACACCCCCACGCCCGAGCCCCAGCGCACCTCCCTGCCCCTCGTCATGGAGGCCCCGCGGGGGCGCGCGAAGCCGCCGCGCCACCTGGCCGACCTCGACGAGGCCGGGCGCAAGGCGCTGCTCGAGGAGTCCGGCCTGCCGGGTTTCCGGGCCAAGCAGCTCTCGCACCACTACTTCGGGCGCCTGACCTCCGACCCGGCCGAGATGACGGACCTGCCGGCGGCCCAGCGCGAGGAGCTGGCGGCGGCGCTGTTCCCGCGCCTGCTGACGCCGGTGCGCACGATGGAGGCCGACAAGGGCACCACCCGCAAGACGCTCTGGCGGCTCTTCGACGGGGCGCTCGTGGAGTCGGTGCTGATGCGCTACCCCCAGCGGGCCACCATCTGCGTGTCGAGCCAGGCCGGCTGCGGCATGGCGTGCCCCTTCTGCGCCACCGGCCAGGGCGGCCTGCAGCGCAACATGAGCGCGGCGGAGATCGTCGACCAGGTCGTCGACGGCGCGCGGGCCATGGCGCGCGGTGAGATCGCCGGCGGTCCCGGCCGCCTCTCCAACGTCGTCTTCATGGGGATGGGCGAGCCGCTGGCCAACTACAAGGCGGTCGTGGCCGCCGTGCACCGGCTCACCGACCCGGCGCCGGCAGGCCTCGGTCTCTCGGCCCGCAACGTCACGGTCTCGACCGTGGGCCTCGTGCCGCGCATCCTGCAGCTGGCGGAGGAGGGCGTGCCGGTCACGCTCGCGCTCAGCCTGCACGCCCCCGACGACGAGCTGCGCAACGACATCGTGCCGATCAACACCCGCTACTCCGTGGCGGAGACCGTGGACGCCGCCTGGGAGTTCGCGCGTCGCACCAAGCGTCGCGTGTCGGTCGAGTACGCGATGATGCGCGACGTCAACGACCAGGCGTGGCGGGCGGACCTCCTCGCCGACGTGCTCAACGCGCGCGGCGACTGGGGCTGGGTGCACGTCAACCTGATCCCGCTCAACGAGGTGCCCGGATCGCGCTTCACGCGGTCGCGGGACGCCGACACCGCCGAGTTCGTGCGCCGGCTCGAGGCCAAGGGCATCAGCACGACGATCCGCGACACCCGCGGCGACGACATCGACGCCGCCTGCGGCCAGCTCGCCGCCGCGGAGTAG
- a CDS encoding glycosyltransferase family 1 protein → MRLHRSSPSTVTHLPRRGDRLRVLVVSESFLPQVNGVTNSVRRVLEHLAAEGHEAELVAPTGPATYAGFPVTTCRGAHLPFYRDFRIGLESQRRLRAAMERFRPDVVHIASPATLGYQAARAAADLGIPTVAIYQTDLVGFADRYGIAGGTRAMSYLTRRIHTSVDRTLAPSTASLRQLEQMEVPGLGRWPRGVDLTQFDPACRDDELRRRLAPDGELLVGYVGRLAPEKELELLTHVDRLAGVRVVIVGGGPEEERLRTLLPGAAFLGVLHGAELAAAYASLDVFVHTGRHETYCQAAQEALASGVPVVAPRAGGPIDVVDDGTAGYLYEPGNGAAMATYVRMLHENAPLRRRAALAARRSVEGRSWAAVNALLVRHYREVLADRRAVRAARAA, encoded by the coding sequence ATGCGGCTGCACCGTTCGAGCCCCAGCACCGTCACGCACCTCCCGCGCCGCGGCGACCGCCTGCGGGTGCTGGTCGTCAGCGAGTCGTTCCTGCCGCAGGTGAACGGGGTGACGAACTCCGTGCGCCGGGTGCTGGAGCACCTCGCGGCCGAGGGGCACGAGGCGGAGCTGGTCGCGCCGACCGGGCCCGCGACGTACGCGGGGTTCCCCGTCACGACCTGCCGCGGCGCGCACCTGCCGTTCTATCGCGACTTCCGCATCGGCCTGGAGAGCCAGCGTCGGCTGCGGGCCGCGATGGAGCGCTTCCGCCCGGACGTCGTGCACATCGCCTCGCCCGCGACGCTCGGCTACCAGGCGGCGCGGGCCGCGGCCGACCTCGGCATCCCCACGGTCGCGATCTACCAGACGGACCTCGTCGGGTTCGCGGACCGCTACGGCATTGCGGGCGGCACGCGCGCGATGTCCTACCTCACGCGCCGCATCCACACGAGCGTCGACCGGACGCTCGCCCCCTCGACCGCCAGCCTCCGTCAGCTCGAGCAGATGGAGGTGCCCGGTCTGGGCCGCTGGCCACGCGGGGTCGACCTCACGCAGTTCGACCCCGCGTGTCGCGACGACGAGCTGCGCCGCCGGCTCGCGCCGGACGGCGAGCTGCTGGTCGGCTACGTCGGTCGCCTCGCGCCGGAGAAGGAGCTGGAGCTCCTCACCCACGTCGACCGTCTCGCCGGTGTGCGCGTGGTCATCGTGGGCGGCGGCCCGGAGGAGGAGCGCCTGCGGACGCTGCTGCCCGGAGCCGCGTTCCTCGGCGTGCTGCACGGCGCGGAGCTCGCCGCGGCGTACGCCAGCCTCGACGTCTTCGTGCACACCGGTCGCCACGAGACGTACTGCCAGGCCGCGCAGGAGGCGCTGGCCTCGGGGGTGCCGGTCGTCGCGCCGCGGGCCGGTGGACCGATCGACGTCGTCGACGACGGCACCGCCGGCTACCTCTACGAGCCGGGCAACGGGGCCGCGATGGCGACCTACGTGCGGATGCTCCACGAGAACGCGCCCCTGCGCCGCCGCGCCGCGCTGGCCGCGCGCCGCAGTGTCGAGGGACGGTCCTGGGCGGCCGTGAACGCACTGCTCGTCCGGCACTACCGCGAGGTGCTCGCGGACCGCCGCGCCGTGCGGGCGGCCCGCGCGGCCTGA
- a CDS encoding AMP-binding protein, with product MTNLAFDALDLHVIRGHAEAPAVATPDRELDFATVLEEVGALAGAMRALGVTPGASVLVALQDEYDELLAFLAVLRLRAVPVLVDRVHAAVAPEVAPAAHLPSAATLAVRHRPHLVVSAAPWPGHVHRPAAVLYRGPEPQDPETEVAWELALRAGRTDPAPATRAEKADGPAADAHEAAAEACAYVVGNRAVLHREVPEVGTQVGRRLGGLLAGRPVTLGR from the coding sequence GTGACGAACCTCGCCTTCGACGCCCTCGACCTCCACGTCATCCGCGGCCACGCCGAGGCGCCGGCCGTCGCCACCCCCGACCGCGAGCTCGACTTCGCGACGGTGCTGGAGGAGGTGGGCGCCCTCGCGGGTGCGATGCGGGCGCTCGGCGTGACGCCCGGGGCGTCGGTCCTGGTGGCGCTGCAGGACGAGTACGACGAGCTGCTGGCCTTCCTCGCCGTCCTGCGCCTGCGGGCGGTCCCCGTGCTGGTGGACCGGGTGCACGCGGCGGTGGCGCCCGAGGTGGCTCCGGCCGCGCACCTCCCGTCGGCGGCGACCCTCGCCGTGCGGCACCGCCCCCACCTGGTCGTGTCGGCGGCGCCGTGGCCCGGCCACGTGCACCGCCCGGCGGCCGTGCTCTACCGGGGACCCGAGCCGCAGGACCCGGAGACCGAGGTCGCCTGGGAGCTGGCGCTGCGGGCCGGCCGCACCGACCCGGCGCCCGCAACCCGTGCCGAAAAGGCCGACGGGCCTGCGGCCGACGCCCACGAGGCGGCCGCCGAGGCGTGCGCGTACGTCGTCGGAAACCGCGCCGTCCTGCACCGCGAGGTGCCCGAGGTGGGCACCCAGGTCGGTCGACGGCTCGGCGGGCTGCTCGCCGGGCGCCCCGTCACGCTGGGGCGCTGA
- a CDS encoding putative quinol monooxygenase: MIFITAVFDVLPEHADDWPEISREFTEACNAEPGCKWFFWSRSVTDPHQYVLVEAFDDGDAGAAHVQSDHFKAAQEKLPRYLASTPRIVSQDVDADGWSELGEMAVDRG, translated from the coding sequence TTGATCTTCATCACCGCCGTGTTCGACGTCCTGCCCGAGCACGCCGACGACTGGCCCGAGATCTCCCGCGAGTTCACCGAGGCCTGCAACGCCGAGCCCGGCTGCAAGTGGTTCTTCTGGTCGCGCTCGGTGACCGACCCCCACCAGTACGTGCTCGTCGAGGCCTTCGACGACGGCGACGCCGGCGCGGCCCACGTGCAGTCCGACCACTTCAAGGCGGCGCAGGAGAAGCTCCCGCGCTACCTCGCGTCGACTCCGCGGATCGTGAGCCAGGACGTCGACGCCGACGGCTGGTCCGAGCTCGGCGAGATGGCCGTCGACCGGGGCTGA
- a CDS encoding 1-deoxy-D-xylulose-5-phosphate reductoisomerase yields MVVLGSTGSVGTQALELARRHPDRYRVVGLTAGGSNPELFEQQVAEFAPAYSGLGEEASVEAAGLEADVVLNAITGAVGLRPTLAALEAGSTLALANKESLIIGGPLVVGAAAPGQIVPVDSEHSAVAQCLRGGRAEEVRRLVLTASGGPFRGRSRAELADVTPAEALQHPTWAMGPVITVNSATLVNKGLEVIEAHLLFGLPFERIDVVVHPTSVVHSMVEFVDGSTLVQASPPTMMIPIALGLSWPDRVPDAAPAVDWSRPETWEFHPLDDEAFPAVDLARRAGTAGSTAPAVYNAANEVCVEEFLAGRLPFVDIVPTVANVLGRHDVPSIEPLTVDAVLDADAWARETARSLLGTASA; encoded by the coding sequence GTGGTCGTGCTCGGATCCACCGGATCGGTCGGCACCCAGGCGCTCGAGCTGGCCCGTCGCCACCCGGACCGCTACCGGGTCGTGGGACTGACGGCCGGGGGATCCAACCCGGAGCTGTTCGAGCAGCAGGTCGCGGAGTTCGCGCCGGCGTACTCCGGGCTGGGGGAGGAGGCCTCCGTCGAGGCGGCCGGGCTCGAGGCCGATGTCGTGCTCAACGCGATCACCGGCGCGGTGGGCCTGCGCCCGACCCTCGCGGCGCTCGAGGCCGGGTCCACGCTCGCGCTGGCCAACAAGGAGTCGCTCATCATCGGCGGTCCGCTCGTGGTGGGGGCGGCCGCGCCCGGTCAGATCGTGCCCGTCGACTCGGAGCACTCCGCGGTCGCCCAGTGCCTGCGCGGCGGACGCGCCGAGGAGGTGCGGCGGCTCGTGCTGACCGCCTCGGGCGGGCCGTTCCGTGGCCGCTCGCGGGCAGAGCTGGCGGACGTCACACCCGCCGAGGCGCTGCAGCACCCGACGTGGGCGATGGGGCCGGTCATCACCGTCAACTCGGCCACCCTCGTCAACAAGGGGCTCGAGGTGATCGAGGCGCACCTGCTCTTCGGCCTGCCGTTCGAGCGCATCGACGTGGTCGTGCACCCGACGAGCGTCGTGCACTCGATGGTGGAGTTCGTCGATGGCTCGACCCTCGTGCAGGCGAGCCCGCCGACCATGATGATCCCCATCGCCCTGGGGCTCAGCTGGCCCGACCGCGTCCCCGACGCGGCGCCGGCCGTCGACTGGTCGCGGCCCGAGACCTGGGAGTTCCACCCGCTCGACGACGAGGCCTTCCCCGCGGTCGACCTGGCCCGCCGGGCCGGCACGGCGGGGTCGACCGCCCCGGCCGTCTACAACGCCGCCAACGAGGTGTGCGTCGAGGAGTTCCTGGCCGGTCGCCTGCCGTTCGTCGACATCGTGCCGACGGTGGCCAACGTTCTGGGGCGGCACGACGTACCCTCGATCGAGCCGCTCACCGTCGACGCCGTCCTGGACGCCGATGCCTGGGCTCGCGAGACCGCCCGGTCCCTGCTCGGGACGGCCTCGGCCTAG
- a CDS encoding site-2 protease family protein — protein MTAALLYTLGVVVFVVAILVSIALHELGHMIPAKAFGGKVTQYFVGFGPTVWSKQVGETEYGVKAIPLGGYVKIVGMLPPGADDLAEQAGVDPGGEPVYRVRKSNTGMFTQLVSDARAAEWETIGPEDADRLFYKMPPWKKIVVMAAGPTVNIAIAFGIFAGVFATYGNPDDVRTTTTVGAISQCVVPYAESGRECTADDPVTPAVAAGLQPGDEIVAFNGTRIRDWRQMQDLIRGNSDGQAQIVVERDGRELTLTTNTTVTARPSNDEDADPAATTEVGFLGVTPTTELGTGGPLYTVDQMGTMAVRTVEALVQLPAKVFGVGKAIVGLQERDPESPVSIVGGGRIAGETTALEQFPVQEKVVFLLLLIAGFNFFIGMFNFIPLLPLDGGHIAGAAYEGVRRRLARLRRRPDPGYVDVARLLPVAYVVGSAILVMGIVLIVGDLVVPLSPYS, from the coding sequence ATGACCGCCGCCCTGCTGTACACCCTCGGTGTCGTCGTCTTCGTGGTGGCGATCCTGGTCTCGATCGCCCTGCACGAGCTCGGCCACATGATCCCGGCGAAGGCGTTCGGCGGGAAGGTGACGCAGTACTTCGTCGGCTTCGGCCCGACGGTCTGGAGCAAGCAGGTCGGCGAGACGGAGTACGGCGTCAAGGCGATCCCGCTCGGCGGCTACGTCAAGATCGTGGGGATGCTGCCGCCCGGCGCCGACGACCTCGCGGAGCAGGCCGGGGTGGACCCCGGCGGCGAGCCCGTCTACCGGGTCCGCAAGTCCAACACCGGCATGTTCACGCAGCTCGTGAGCGACGCGCGGGCCGCCGAGTGGGAGACCATCGGTCCGGAGGACGCCGACCGGCTCTTCTACAAGATGCCGCCCTGGAAGAAGATCGTCGTGATGGCGGCCGGCCCGACCGTCAACATCGCGATCGCCTTCGGCATCTTCGCGGGCGTCTTCGCGACGTACGGCAACCCCGACGACGTGCGCACCACCACGACGGTGGGGGCGATCTCGCAGTGCGTCGTGCCCTACGCCGAGTCCGGTCGCGAGTGCACGGCGGACGACCCGGTCACGCCGGCCGTGGCCGCCGGGCTCCAGCCCGGCGACGAGATCGTCGCCTTCAACGGCACCCGGATCCGCGACTGGCGCCAGATGCAGGACCTCATCCGCGGCAACTCCGACGGGCAGGCGCAGATCGTCGTCGAGCGCGACGGCCGCGAGCTGACGCTGACGACGAACACCACCGTCACGGCGCGCCCCAGCAACGACGAGGACGCGGACCCGGCGGCGACCACGGAGGTCGGCTTCCTCGGCGTGACGCCGACCACCGAGCTCGGGACCGGCGGGCCGCTCTACACGGTGGACCAGATGGGCACGATGGCGGTGCGCACCGTCGAGGCGCTCGTGCAGCTGCCGGCGAAGGTCTTCGGGGTCGGCAAGGCCATCGTCGGTCTCCAGGAGCGCGACCCGGAGAGCCCCGTCTCGATCGTGGGCGGCGGCCGGATCGCCGGCGAGACCACGGCGCTGGAGCAGTTCCCGGTGCAGGAGAAGGTCGTCTTCCTGCTCCTGCTCATCGCCGGCTTCAACTTCTTCATCGGCATGTTCAACTTCATCCCGCTGCTGCCGCTCGACGGCGGCCACATCGCGGGCGCGGCGTACGAGGGCGTCCGTCGCCGGCTCGCCCGCCTGCGGCGTCGCCCCGACCCCGGGTACGTCGACGTGGCCCGGCTCCTGCCGGTGGCGTACGTCGTCGGGTCCGCCATCCTCGTCATGGGCATCGTGCTCATCGTCGGCGACCTCGTGGTGCCGCTCAGCCCGTACTCGTGA